A window from Listeria seeligeri serovar 1/2b str. SLCC3954 encodes these proteins:
- the recG gene encoding ATP-dependent DNA helicase RecG: MSELKRIPTTEIKGIGEETAKTLKELGLSTVHDLLWNFPYRYEDYRLRDLSLVAHEERITIQGEVLTEATVAFYGRKKSKLSFRVSTEGQVIKIDFFNQPYLKSKINVGETVTISGKWDKGRAQITASKVKIGAVENEEELEGVYRLKGTLRNKTMQKYTRAAFDAYSSSIEEVIPTNLLEKYQLMDRLEAVRVLHFPKNNDELKQARRRMVYEEFLLFQLKMQFFRKIEREKSGGISINYDVEDLRHYIDSLPFALTKAQKRVVNEICGDMLSHFHMNRLLQGDVGSGKTVVASIAMYAAAKSGFQSALMVPTEILAEQHANSLVELLQPFDVTVGLLTSSVKGKRRRELLAMLENGSVDVLIGTHALIQDEVIYHRLGLVITDEQHRFGVTQRRVLREKGEYPDVLFMTATPIPRTLAITAFGEMDVSIIDELPAGRKEIETYWVKHQMLERVIGFMEKEIDKGHQVYIICPLIEESEKLDVQNAIDVFNILQNKWGTKYRPGLMHGKLLPADKEQIMRDFNDKKIDCLVSTTVVEVGVNVPNATMMVIYDADRFGLAQLHQLRGRVGRGADQSYCILIADPKTEVGKERMMIMSETNDGFVVSERDLELRGPGDFFGRKQSGVPEFKVADMVHDYRVLEIARQDAVHMIFEENMLENKQYEKLVALLEEEGVFTEQKLD, translated from the coding sequence GTGAGTGAACTTAAACGAATTCCGACAACAGAAATCAAAGGTATTGGAGAAGAAACAGCTAAAACATTAAAAGAATTAGGTTTATCAACCGTCCATGATTTGCTTTGGAATTTTCCGTACCGCTACGAAGATTATCGGTTGCGGGATTTATCGCTTGTAGCACACGAAGAGCGGATTACCATTCAAGGCGAAGTACTAACCGAAGCAACGGTCGCTTTTTATGGGCGCAAAAAATCTAAGCTTTCTTTTCGCGTGTCCACAGAAGGGCAAGTCATCAAAATTGATTTTTTTAATCAGCCTTATTTGAAAAGTAAAATTAACGTAGGTGAAACCGTCACGATTTCAGGTAAGTGGGATAAAGGTCGAGCGCAAATCACCGCCAGCAAAGTCAAAATTGGCGCCGTAGAAAATGAAGAAGAACTAGAAGGCGTTTATCGTCTAAAAGGAACGCTTCGAAATAAAACAATGCAAAAATATACCAGGGCGGCGTTCGATGCTTACAGTAGTTCCATTGAAGAAGTAATTCCAACTAATTTGCTAGAAAAATATCAATTAATGGACCGGTTAGAAGCAGTCAGGGTGTTGCATTTCCCTAAAAATAACGATGAATTAAAACAAGCGCGTCGCCGAATGGTTTATGAAGAATTCTTACTATTTCAACTGAAAATGCAGTTTTTCCGCAAAATCGAACGTGAAAAATCAGGTGGTATCTCGATTAATTATGATGTAGAAGATTTACGTCATTACATTGATTCGCTCCCGTTTGCGCTTACAAAAGCACAAAAACGAGTAGTAAATGAAATCTGTGGAGACATGTTATCTCATTTTCACATGAATCGCTTGCTTCAAGGTGATGTTGGTTCGGGAAAAACAGTCGTTGCATCCATTGCGATGTATGCTGCGGCAAAAAGCGGTTTTCAAAGTGCTTTAATGGTGCCAACCGAAATCCTAGCAGAACAGCATGCTAATTCCTTAGTAGAACTTTTACAGCCGTTTGATGTTACAGTAGGATTATTAACTAGTAGCGTCAAAGGAAAACGGCGCAGAGAATTACTTGCAATGCTAGAAAATGGATCAGTAGATGTATTAATTGGTACACATGCTTTAATTCAAGATGAAGTCATTTATCACCGTCTTGGTTTAGTTATTACTGACGAGCAACACCGATTTGGCGTGACGCAGCGCCGGGTGCTTCGAGAAAAAGGAGAATACCCAGATGTGCTATTTATGACCGCGACACCGATTCCAAGGACACTGGCGATTACTGCCTTTGGTGAAATGGATGTATCAATTATTGATGAACTTCCAGCAGGTCGAAAAGAAATCGAAACCTACTGGGTTAAACATCAAATGCTCGAACGTGTCATCGGTTTCATGGAAAAAGAGATTGATAAAGGTCATCAAGTATATATTATTTGTCCGCTCATTGAAGAGTCAGAAAAGCTCGATGTGCAAAATGCGATTGACGTATTTAATATCTTGCAAAATAAATGGGGAACTAAATATCGTCCAGGTTTAATGCATGGGAAACTACTACCAGCAGACAAAGAACAAATTATGCGCGACTTTAATGATAAAAAAATTGATTGTTTAGTTTCGACAACGGTTGTTGAAGTTGGAGTAAACGTCCCAAATGCAACAATGATGGTTATCTATGATGCTGACCGTTTTGGTTTGGCACAGTTGCATCAATTGCGTGGCCGAGTTGGTCGGGGCGCTGACCAGTCATACTGTATCCTTATTGCTGATCCAAAAACAGAAGTCGGCAAGGAGCGGATGATGATTATGTCAGAAACAAATGATGGCTTTGTCGTCAGTGAACGTGATTTAGAGCTTCGTGGACCAGGAGATTTCTTCGGTAGAAAGCAAAGCGGAGTTCCAGAATTTAAAGTAGCCGATATGGTTCACGATTATCGCGTACTCGAAATTGCCCGCCAAGATGCCGTCCATATGATCTTTGAAGAAAACATGTTAGAAAATAAACAATATGAAAAATTAGTTGCATTACTTGAGGAAGAAGGCGTCTTCACCGAACAAAAACTAGATTAA
- the fabG gene encoding 3-oxoacyl-[acyl-carrier-protein] reductase, with amino-acid sequence MTLQGKVAVVTGGSRGIGRDIAIKLAEEGANIFFNYNGSPDAAEETAKLVAAHGVEVEAMKANVAIAEDVDAFFKQAIERFGRVDILVNNAGITRDNLLMRMKEDEWDDVININLKGTFLCTKAVTRTMMKQRAGKIINMASVVGLIGNAGQANYVASKAGVIGLTKTTARELAPRGINVNAVAPGFITTEMTDKLDEKTKETMLAQIPLGAYGTTEDIANAVLFLASDASKYITGQTLSVDGGMVM; translated from the coding sequence ATGACTTTACAAGGGAAAGTAGCTGTTGTAACTGGTGGCTCACGTGGAATCGGTCGTGATATCGCCATCAAACTAGCCGAAGAAGGCGCAAATATTTTCTTTAATTACAACGGTAGCCCAGATGCTGCAGAAGAAACAGCTAAATTAGTAGCTGCTCACGGTGTCGAAGTGGAAGCAATGAAAGCCAATGTTGCTATCGCAGAAGATGTCGACGCTTTTTTCAAACAAGCAATAGAACGCTTTGGCCGTGTGGACATTTTAGTAAATAATGCTGGAATTACCCGTGATAATTTATTGATGCGTATGAAAGAAGACGAGTGGGATGATGTGATTAATATTAATTTAAAAGGCACATTCCTTTGCACAAAAGCTGTAACCCGTACAATGATGAAACAACGTGCTGGTAAAATTATCAATATGGCATCAGTTGTCGGTCTAATTGGTAATGCTGGACAAGCCAATTATGTAGCAAGTAAAGCTGGAGTTATTGGTTTAACGAAAACAACTGCACGCGAATTAGCTCCACGCGGAATTAACGTCAATGCAGTTGCACCTGGTTTTATTACAACTGAAATGACAGACAAACTAGATGAAAAAACAAAAGAAACTATGCTTGCACAAATCCCGCTTGGTGCATATGGAACAACAGAAGATATCGCGAATGCGGTTCTTTTCCTTGCAAGTGATGCATCGAAATATATTACGGGTCAAACACTATCCGTTGATGGCGGAATGGTGATGTAA
- the smc gene encoding chromosome segregation protein SMC has product MLLKRLEMNGFKSFADKVAIDFVPGMTAVVGPNGSGKSNITEAIRWVLGEQSAKSLRGGRMGDVIFAGSDSRKPINFAEVSLILENEDHFLPLDYSEVAVTRRIYRNGDSEFLINKENCRLKDIVDLFMDSGLGRESFSIISQGKIDEILNSKPEERRSIFEEAAGVLKYKHRKKQAENKLFETEENLNRVQDILYELEGQLEPLEMQASIAKDYLFQQEELEKYEVTLLATEISSLTEKLAEARKVFGENQTILIKLREELHSEEAVIAREKQALNETDITLDALQEQLLIETEKLEQLEGERNLHLERKKHSSENEQVYAETLAVITEKITALEEQKEILSTTKREKETALEVAVKAKKELEETLLKYNDLSEEAIENRKSDYIELRHTQTTINNDLGYIERQIAQITSRIDKLDLENSQHVDERKDMLSQIEATKQHLAKIQAELTEQMKIYREVQQTLAKQEAIFGAQERDLYKHYETVQQMKSRKETLEELADDYAGFFQGVREVLKAKKEIPGILGALVELVEIPAKYQQAMETALGASAQNVVVEDDRVAREAISFLKKTKSGRATFLPLSTIQPRELPAATKNALVNQPAYIALASEVISFDEKVSPVILNALGTTILAKDLKGAGTLARLVNFRYRIVTLEGDVVNAGGSMTGGATKGGKSSILTRKHELGQLAEKIAELNESTRELEKAVQVAKDSMSKKREELEETRVIGENLRLQEKELLGKLDRETENLERFNKQLQLYDIEKEDGSDELNKLIARKETLFKEQTEIAKQIETTDEEIQAMTSSSKALESKRAADLESLSSLKAQIAAKREQLQSAIEAVERVTTTLHENYEQKEVAEQKLTSLKNNLTNVHTSEETVGKSIEELRKEKADTNEKLTKARQNRVEIQEKLELLEAELTQKNNQISFYAEQKNNAEISAGRLEVDIANRVERLQEAYLLTPEQAEAKILPDVDTEKARSKVRLLKRSIDELGIVNIGAIEEFERIQERFDFLTGQQADLLAAKETLFKVMDEMDEEMKIRFSESFNEIKTEFAIVFPELFGGGSAELVLLDPDNLLTTGIDIVVQPPGKKLQNLSLRSGGERALTAIALLFAIIRVRPVPFCILDEVEAALDEANVTRFSRYLKQFEADTQFIVITHRKGTMEEADVLYGVTMQESGVSKLVSVRLEETAELIK; this is encoded by the coding sequence ATGTTATTAAAACGATTAGAAATGAATGGCTTTAAATCCTTTGCAGACAAAGTTGCGATAGATTTCGTGCCCGGCATGACTGCAGTTGTTGGGCCAAATGGTAGCGGGAAAAGTAATATTACCGAAGCAATTCGCTGGGTACTTGGTGAACAATCCGCCAAGTCGCTACGTGGTGGTCGAATGGGCGATGTTATTTTTGCTGGCAGTGATTCTCGTAAACCAATTAACTTTGCCGAAGTGTCACTTATTCTTGAAAACGAAGATCATTTTTTACCACTTGATTATAGTGAAGTAGCTGTTACAAGAAGAATTTACCGCAATGGTGACAGCGAATTTTTAATAAATAAAGAAAATTGTCGACTAAAGGATATTGTCGATTTATTTATGGACTCGGGACTTGGTAGAGAGTCTTTTTCGATTATTTCTCAAGGGAAAATTGATGAAATTCTGAATAGTAAACCAGAAGAACGTCGCTCGATTTTTGAAGAAGCAGCTGGCGTATTAAAATATAAACACCGTAAAAAACAAGCAGAAAACAAACTATTTGAAACCGAAGAAAATCTAAATCGAGTTCAAGATATTTTGTATGAATTAGAGGGACAATTAGAACCACTAGAAATGCAGGCATCAATCGCGAAAGATTACCTGTTCCAACAAGAAGAATTAGAAAAGTATGAAGTGACGCTCCTTGCAACTGAAATCAGCTCACTAACAGAAAAATTAGCAGAGGCACGCAAAGTATTCGGCGAAAATCAAACCATCTTGATTAAACTGCGAGAAGAGTTACATAGTGAAGAAGCCGTAATCGCGCGCGAAAAACAAGCATTAAACGAAACAGATATTACGCTAGATGCTTTACAAGAACAGCTCTTAATCGAAACAGAGAAACTAGAACAACTTGAAGGTGAACGCAATTTACATTTAGAACGAAAAAAACATAGCAGTGAAAATGAACAAGTTTACGCGGAAACCCTTGCTGTTATTACCGAAAAAATCACTGCTCTTGAAGAACAAAAAGAAATTCTAAGCACGACTAAACGCGAAAAAGAAACAGCCCTAGAAGTCGCAGTGAAAGCGAAAAAAGAATTAGAAGAAACCCTTCTAAAATATAATGACTTATCCGAAGAAGCAATCGAAAACCGGAAAAGTGATTATATTGAATTACGTCATACTCAAACAACAATAAATAATGATTTAGGCTACATTGAGCGCCAAATTGCCCAAATAACAAGCCGAATTGATAAATTAGACCTTGAAAATAGCCAGCATGTCGATGAACGAAAAGATATGCTTTCTCAAATCGAAGCAACGAAACAACATTTAGCAAAAATTCAAGCTGAACTAACGGAACAAATGAAAATATACCGGGAAGTGCAACAAACCTTAGCAAAACAAGAAGCAATTTTCGGTGCACAAGAGCGTGACCTTTATAAACACTATGAGACTGTACAACAAATGAAATCACGGAAAGAAACGCTTGAAGAATTGGCCGATGATTATGCAGGTTTTTTCCAAGGCGTTCGTGAAGTATTAAAAGCAAAAAAAGAAATACCAGGTATTCTCGGCGCGCTTGTTGAATTAGTCGAAATTCCAGCAAAATATCAACAAGCAATGGAAACGGCGCTTGGTGCAAGTGCGCAAAATGTTGTTGTAGAAGATGACCGTGTTGCTCGTGAAGCGATTAGTTTCTTGAAGAAAACGAAAAGCGGGCGCGCCACTTTCTTACCACTTTCGACTATTCAGCCACGTGAGCTTCCAGCGGCAACGAAAAATGCTTTAGTAAATCAACCAGCTTATATTGCACTTGCAAGCGAAGTAATTTCTTTTGACGAAAAAGTATCGCCAGTTATTTTGAATGCGCTTGGAACGACTATTTTAGCCAAAGATTTAAAAGGTGCTGGTACGCTAGCAAGATTGGTGAATTTTAGATATCGAATTGTTACACTTGAGGGAGATGTTGTAAACGCTGGTGGTTCAATGACCGGTGGAGCAACGAAAGGCGGAAAATCGTCTATCCTAACAAGAAAACACGAGCTGGGCCAATTAGCAGAAAAAATAGCCGAATTAAATGAATCAACGCGCGAATTGGAAAAAGCAGTTCAAGTGGCCAAAGATAGCATGTCGAAAAAACGCGAAGAATTGGAAGAAACACGAGTTATCGGTGAAAATTTGCGTTTACAAGAAAAAGAACTACTAGGAAAATTAGACCGTGAAACAGAGAACTTAGAACGATTCAATAAGCAATTACAATTATATGATATCGAAAAAGAAGATGGCAGCGATGAACTAAACAAACTAATCGCCCGAAAAGAAACTTTATTCAAAGAACAAACCGAAATAGCTAAGCAAATCGAAACAACCGATGAAGAAATCCAAGCAATGACTTCTTCCAGCAAAGCACTCGAAAGTAAACGCGCTGCTGATTTAGAAAGTTTATCTTCTCTAAAAGCGCAAATCGCCGCTAAAAGAGAGCAATTACAATCAGCCATCGAAGCAGTTGAACGTGTCACTACAACACTTCACGAAAATTACGAACAAAAAGAAGTGGCAGAACAAAAACTAACTTCGCTAAAAAATAACCTTACAAACGTCCATACAAGCGAAGAAACAGTCGGTAAATCCATTGAAGAATTACGTAAAGAAAAAGCCGATACCAATGAAAAACTAACAAAAGCCAGACAAAATCGCGTAGAAATCCAAGAAAAATTAGAACTACTAGAAGCAGAACTAACGCAAAAAAATAATCAAATCAGCTTTTACGCAGAACAAAAAAATAATGCTGAAATCAGTGCTGGCCGCTTAGAAGTAGACATTGCTAACCGAGTGGAACGTTTGCAAGAAGCATATCTACTTACTCCAGAACAAGCAGAAGCGAAAATTTTACCAGATGTAGATACAGAAAAAGCACGCTCCAAAGTCCGCTTACTAAAACGTTCTATTGATGAACTCGGAATCGTTAATATTGGTGCGATTGAAGAATTTGAACGCATTCAAGAGCGTTTTGATTTTCTAACTGGCCAACAAGCCGATTTACTTGCCGCTAAAGAAACACTATTTAAAGTAATGGACGAAATGGACGAAGAAATGAAAATTCGTTTTAGCGAAAGTTTTAACGAAATCAAAACAGAATTCGCAATTGTTTTCCCAGAACTATTTGGCGGAGGTAGTGCCGAACTGGTGTTACTCGACCCAGATAATCTACTTACAACGGGGATTGATATCGTTGTCCAACCACCAGGGAAAAAATTGCAAAACTTATCGTTACGCTCAGGCGGAGAACGTGCACTTACGGCGATTGCTTTATTATTCGCCATCATTCGTGTTCGCCCTGTGCCATTCTGTATTCTAGATGAAGTAGAAGCCGCGCTAGATGAAGCAAATGTTACTCGTTTTAGTCGCTACTTAAAACAATTTGAAGCAGATACACAGTTCATCGTTATCACCCACCGAAAAGGAACGATGGAAGAAGCCGATGTACTATACGGAGTTACAATGCAAGAATCCGGCGTTTCCAAGTTAGTTTCTGTCAGATTAGAAGAAACTGCCGAGCTAATTAAATAA
- the sdaAA gene encoding L-serine ammonia-lyase, iron-sulfur-dependent, subunit alpha: MFRTVAELVDIAERENLTIAEIMINREMTISGLPREEIIAAMERNLDIMEEAIKEGEAGVTSTTGLTGGDAVLMQDYIKKGNFLSGEVLLDSVAKAIATNEVNASMGVICATPTAGSAGVVPGVLFSLKDRLQMTREDMVNFLFTAGAFGYIVANNAFISGAAGGCQAEIGSASAMASAAIVAAAGGTPEESAHAMAMTMKNMLGLVCDPVAGLVEVPCVKRNALGSSQAIISADMALAGIKSRIPCDEVIEAMHRVGLQMPSSLRETAEGGLAATPTGRAIQRKIFGLSPENTSE, translated from the coding sequence ATGTTTAGAACTGTAGCAGAACTAGTAGATATCGCTGAACGTGAGAATCTAACTATTGCTGAAATTATGATAAATCGTGAAATGACTATTTCTGGTTTACCGCGGGAAGAGATAATTGCCGCGATGGAACGGAATTTAGATATTATGGAAGAAGCTATCAAAGAAGGCGAGGCAGGAGTTACCTCAACTACTGGCTTAACTGGTGGAGATGCGGTCTTAATGCAAGACTACATCAAAAAAGGTAATTTTTTATCCGGAGAAGTTTTACTTGATTCGGTAGCCAAAGCAATTGCCACCAACGAAGTAAATGCATCAATGGGTGTAATTTGTGCCACGCCAACTGCCGGAAGCGCTGGAGTTGTTCCAGGTGTATTATTCTCATTAAAAGACAGATTACAAATGACGCGCGAAGACATGGTTAACTTTTTATTTACTGCAGGAGCTTTTGGCTATATTGTCGCGAATAATGCATTTATTAGCGGGGCAGCTGGTGGTTGTCAAGCCGAAATTGGTTCAGCAAGCGCCATGGCATCAGCAGCGATCGTTGCAGCAGCAGGAGGTACGCCAGAAGAATCAGCTCATGCGATGGCAATGACAATGAAAAACATGCTTGGACTTGTCTGTGATCCAGTTGCCGGACTTGTGGAAGTACCATGCGTAAAACGAAATGCTTTAGGTTCTTCGCAGGCGATTATTTCCGCTGATATGGCCCTCGCAGGAATTAAAAGTCGAATTCCATGTGATGAAGTCATTGAAGCTATGCACCGCGTAGGTTTACAAATGCCAAGCTCATTACGAGAAACAGCAGAAGGAGGATTGGCGGCTACACCGACTGGACGTGCGATTCAGCGGAAGATTTTTGGACTGTCGCCAGAAAATACAAGTGAGTGA
- the fapR gene encoding transcription factor FapR yields the protein MKKYSKKDRQLKLQVAIEENPFITDEQLAEKFGVSVQTIRLDRVALSIPELRERIKHVASVNYADAVKSLPIDEVIGEIIDIQLSKSAISIFDVRSEHVFKRNKIARGHHLFAQANSLATAVIPNELALTTQATVRFVRSVNEGERIIAKAKVRPTTDIRAITIVDVTSYVGDEIVLKGKFEMYHATQK from the coding sequence ATGAAAAAATATTCAAAGAAGGACAGACAACTGAAACTCCAAGTTGCGATTGAAGAAAATCCTTTTATAACGGATGAGCAACTTGCAGAAAAGTTTGGAGTCAGCGTGCAAACAATTCGGTTAGACCGAGTAGCACTTTCGATTCCAGAACTTAGGGAGAGAATTAAACATGTTGCGAGTGTCAATTATGCCGATGCTGTAAAAAGCCTTCCCATCGATGAAGTGATTGGTGAAATTATTGATATCCAACTTAGCAAGAGCGCTATTTCCATTTTCGATGTGCGAAGTGAGCATGTCTTTAAGCGAAATAAAATTGCTCGTGGGCATCATCTTTTTGCCCAAGCTAATTCCTTAGCAACCGCAGTCATCCCAAATGAACTTGCTCTTACAACTCAAGCCACTGTCCGTTTTGTCCGTTCGGTTAATGAAGGGGAGCGCATCATTGCAAAAGCAAAAGTACGTCCGACAACAGACATTAGAGCGATTACAATAGTAGATGTAACGAGCTATGTTGGAGATGAAATAGTACTTAAAGGTAAGTTTGAAATGTATCACGCAACGCAAAAATGA
- the rnc gene encoding ribonuclease III, whose amino-acid sequence MNKWEELQESVGFDFQDIELLKQAFTHSSYVNEHRRENVKDNERLEFLGDAVLELTVSNYLFNKYPDMAEGHMTKMRAAIVCEPSLVEFAEVVHFSKYVRLGKGEEKAGGRTRPALLADVFESFIGALYLDNGLEKVVKFLERVIFPKIDAGAYLETVDYKTQLQEIVQRDRDVLIEYDILGETGPAHNKAFDAQVIVNGQVLGKGSGRTKKQAEQSAAQFAINQLTHRQ is encoded by the coding sequence ATGAACAAATGGGAAGAATTACAAGAAAGCGTTGGTTTTGATTTTCAAGATATTGAATTACTAAAACAAGCATTCACACATTCCTCGTACGTAAACGAACACCGCCGGGAAAATGTAAAAGATAATGAACGTCTCGAGTTTCTTGGGGACGCCGTGTTAGAACTTACCGTATCCAATTATCTTTTTAATAAGTATCCTGATATGGCAGAAGGACACATGACAAAAATGCGCGCTGCAATAGTTTGCGAGCCGTCATTAGTTGAATTTGCGGAAGTAGTTCATTTTTCAAAATATGTTCGTCTTGGTAAAGGAGAAGAAAAAGCTGGTGGAAGAACGAGACCAGCGCTTCTTGCTGATGTATTTGAATCGTTTATCGGAGCACTTTATTTAGACAATGGACTAGAAAAAGTAGTAAAATTCCTCGAACGCGTTATTTTTCCGAAAATTGACGCCGGAGCTTATTTAGAAACGGTTGATTATAAAACACAATTACAAGAAATCGTGCAACGTGACCGGGATGTCTTAATTGAATATGATATCCTCGGAGAAACAGGGCCAGCACATAACAAAGCCTTTGATGCGCAAGTCATTGTTAACGGACAAGTGCTTGGAAAAGGTAGTGGCAGAACAAAAAAACAAGCAGAACAAAGTGCCGCACAATTTGCGATAAATCAACTGACACACAGACAATAA
- the fabD gene encoding ACP S-malonyltransferase, producing MTKIAFVFPGQGAQKIGMGQDVAAEYPEAKKVYDDADARLGFSITDVITEGPIELLTKSENAQPALVSTSVAILRALETYGVKADFVAGHSLGEYSALVAGGFLEASDAIYLVRKRGELMEAAVPNGKGAMAAVLGVDRETLKAITDEVTAAGDAVQLANLNCPGQIVISGTTAGVLKAGEKAKENGAKRVLPLAVSGPFHSSLMEPAALAFREILAEVEISDGKIPVVNNVDAKQTTDKTAISDKLIKQIYSPVLWEDIVEELIKNGVDTFVEIGSGKVLAGLIKKINRDVTVLSAGDVESVQGVAATLKGE from the coding sequence ATGACTAAAATCGCATTCGTATTTCCCGGTCAAGGAGCACAAAAAATTGGCATGGGGCAAGATGTAGCAGCAGAATATCCTGAAGCCAAAAAAGTATATGATGATGCAGATGCAAGACTAGGTTTTTCGATTACTGATGTGATTACAGAAGGACCGATTGAATTATTAACCAAATCCGAAAACGCGCAACCAGCGTTAGTTTCAACTAGCGTAGCAATTTTACGTGCACTGGAAACATACGGTGTTAAAGCTGATTTCGTTGCGGGACATAGCCTCGGGGAATATAGCGCACTTGTTGCTGGTGGATTTTTAGAAGCAAGCGATGCGATTTACCTGGTTCGTAAACGCGGCGAGTTAATGGAAGCAGCTGTACCAAATGGTAAAGGCGCAATGGCTGCTGTGCTTGGTGTAGACCGTGAAACATTAAAAGCAATCACTGACGAAGTGACTGCTGCAGGCGATGCTGTTCAACTTGCTAACCTTAATTGCCCAGGACAAATTGTTATTTCCGGAACTACTGCTGGTGTTCTAAAAGCTGGCGAAAAAGCCAAAGAAAATGGAGCGAAACGTGTGTTGCCACTTGCTGTAAGTGGTCCATTCCATTCAAGCTTAATGGAACCAGCCGCACTTGCTTTCCGTGAAATTTTAGCGGAAGTAGAAATTTCAGACGGTAAGATTCCAGTTGTAAATAATGTAGATGCAAAACAAACAACAGATAAAACAGCAATTAGCGATAAACTAATTAAACAAATCTATTCGCCTGTTTTATGGGAAGATATTGTAGAAGAATTAATTAAGAACGGCGTAGATACATTCGTCGAAATCGGTTCTGGCAAAGTATTAGCTGGCTTAATCAAAAAAATCAATCGTGATGTAACCGTACTTTCTGCAGGTGATGTGGAATCAGTACAAGGTGTTGCAGCGACATTGAAAGGGGAATAA
- the plsX gene encoding phosphate acyltransferase PlsX, whose protein sequence is MKIAVDAMGGDNAPKEIVLGVMQATAQYKDIEILLFGDETKINEFLTDKTRVKVIHTDEKIESDDEPVRAVKRKKKASMVLAAQAVKDGEADACISAGNTGALMSTGLFVIGRIKGIDRPALAPTLPTVTGKGFVMLDLGANAEAKPEHLLQFGLMGSVYAEKVRKIDRPRVALLNIGTEETKGNDLTKKSFELMKNQQAYEFIGNIEARDLLMDVADVVVTDGFTGNMVLKSIEGTGAAFLSMLKMSLLNGFKNKVAASFLKKDLMELKAKMDYSEYGGACLFGVQAPVVKAHGSSNAKGIFTTIRQVREMVEKQVVQTIKAEVDKGKLGGTEAND, encoded by the coding sequence ATGAAAATTGCTGTAGATGCGATGGGTGGAGACAATGCACCAAAAGAAATTGTTTTAGGTGTGATGCAAGCAACAGCCCAATATAAAGATATCGAAATTCTCCTATTTGGAGACGAAACAAAAATCAATGAGTTTTTAACTGACAAAACCCGGGTCAAAGTTATACATACTGATGAAAAAATCGAAAGCGACGACGAACCAGTTCGCGCGGTAAAGCGTAAGAAAAAAGCTTCGATGGTTCTTGCTGCTCAAGCCGTAAAAGACGGAGAAGCAGACGCATGTATTTCAGCTGGGAATACGGGTGCATTAATGTCCACAGGTCTTTTCGTTATTGGCCGAATTAAAGGAATTGATCGTCCAGCACTAGCACCAACTTTGCCGACTGTTACTGGTAAAGGTTTTGTTATGCTTGACCTAGGTGCCAATGCCGAAGCAAAACCAGAACATTTACTTCAATTTGGTCTAATGGGTTCCGTTTATGCAGAAAAAGTACGTAAAATCGATCGCCCACGAGTGGCACTTTTGAACATTGGAACAGAAGAAACAAAAGGAAACGACTTAACGAAAAAATCATTTGAGCTAATGAAAAACCAACAAGCATATGAATTTATTGGTAATATCGAAGCACGTGATCTATTAATGGATGTTGCTGATGTTGTTGTAACAGACGGTTTTACAGGTAATATGGTACTTAAATCCATCGAAGGAACCGGCGCAGCTTTCCTAAGTATGTTAAAAATGAGTTTATTAAATGGCTTTAAAAATAAAGTAGCAGCTAGCTTTTTGAAAAAAGATTTAATGGAACTAAAAGCAAAAATGGATTATAGCGAGTACGGTGGCGCTTGTCTATTCGGTGTTCAAGCTCCAGTTGTAAAAGCACATGGCTCGTCCAATGCAAAAGGGATTTTCACAACTATTCGTCAAGTTCGCGAAATGGTAGAAAAACAAGTTGTCCAAACAATTAAAGCAGAGGTAGATAAAGGAAAATTAGGAGGAACAGAAGCAAATGACTAA
- a CDS encoding acyl carrier protein → MAEVLEKVTKIIVDRLGVEESKVTLEASFKDDLGADSLDVVELVMELEDEFGVEISDDDAANINSVGDAVKYIEENA, encoded by the coding sequence ATGGCAGAAGTATTAGAAAAAGTTACAAAAATCATCGTAGACCGCCTAGGTGTCGAGGAATCCAAAGTAACTTTAGAAGCTTCCTTCAAAGACGATCTAGGTGCAGATTCTCTAGACGTTGTTGAATTAGTAATGGAACTTGAAGACGAGTTCGGAGTTGAAATCTCTGATGACGACGCTGCGAACATTAACTCAGTTGGTGATGCAGTGAAGTACATAGAGGAAAACGCATAA